In Pedobacter sp. MC2016-14, the following proteins share a genomic window:
- the mqnC gene encoding cyclic dehypoxanthinyl futalosine synthase codes for MNTSELLHRALNFDFLTKEEGVFLYHNAPTAELAYVANELRKKQVPSGKVTWQIDRNVNTTNVCIANCKFCNFFRRPGHDESYITDIETYKVKIEETFRLGGDQLLLQGGHHPDLGLNFYAELFSKLKELYPDLKLHALGPPEIAHVAKLEKLSHFEVLSALKNAGMDSLPGAGAEILNDRVRRLISKGKCGGQEWLDVMRAAHRLDITTSATMMFGHVETIEERFEHLVWIREVQSEKPADAKGFLAFIPWPFQDDGTLLKRLRGISNNVSGDEYVRMLALSRIMLPNIKNIQASWLTVGKAVAQLCLHAGANDFGSIMIEENVVSAAGAPHRFTAKGIQDAIREAGFEPQLRGQQYNYRNLPDQLEEQVITY; via the coding sequence ATGAATACTTCAGAGTTACTGCACCGGGCTTTAAATTTTGACTTTTTAACGAAAGAAGAAGGCGTTTTTTTATACCACAATGCTCCAACAGCTGAACTGGCTTATGTAGCTAATGAATTAAGAAAAAAACAAGTCCCCAGTGGAAAGGTAACATGGCAGATAGACCGTAATGTAAACACAACAAATGTATGTATCGCGAACTGTAAGTTCTGTAATTTTTTTAGAAGACCAGGACACGATGAAAGTTACATTACTGATATTGAAACCTATAAGGTAAAAATTGAAGAAACATTTAGACTAGGAGGTGATCAATTGCTTTTGCAAGGTGGGCACCATCCAGATTTGGGACTTAATTTTTATGCAGAGCTCTTTAGCAAACTGAAAGAACTCTATCCTGATCTGAAATTACATGCTTTAGGTCCTCCGGAAATTGCACATGTTGCTAAACTGGAGAAGTTATCTCATTTCGAGGTATTAAGCGCATTAAAAAACGCAGGAATGGACTCTTTACCTGGCGCAGGCGCTGAGATATTGAATGACAGGGTACGACGTTTGATTTCTAAAGGTAAATGTGGTGGTCAAGAATGGCTAGATGTAATGCGCGCAGCTCACCGGCTAGACATTACTACTTCTGCCACCATGATGTTTGGACATGTAGAAACTATTGAGGAACGTTTTGAACATCTGGTATGGATTAGGGAAGTTCAAAGTGAGAAGCCTGCTGATGCAAAAGGATTTCTGGCATTTATTCCCTGGCCATTTCAAGATGACGGAACTTTATTGAAAAGGTTAAGAGGCATTAGTAACAATGTTTCTGGTGACGAATATGTACGTATGCTTGCACTGAGCAGAATTATGCTGCCGAATATAAAAAACATACAGGCATCATGGCTCACTGTTGGAAAAGCCGTTGCACAGCTATGCCTCCACGCAGGTGCTAATGACTTTGGATCTATTATGATTGAAGAAAATGTGGTTTCCGCTGCCGGTGCACCACACCGTTTTACAGCAAAAGGGATACAAGACGCCATAAGGGAAGCTGGATTTGAACCGCAATTAAGGGGACAGCAATACAACTACCGTAATTTACCTGACCAATTGGAAGAGCAGGTAATCACTTATTAA